A genomic stretch from Hemitrygon akajei chromosome 10, sHemAka1.3, whole genome shotgun sequence includes:
- the spi2 gene encoding transcription factor Spi-B: MNPNVEDLEVIMEFLDEQQKAFVFEQETASGSGACAFGFSVESWHPGSYSNRNSAFQEIFLPSQRYASNPCGLSVGPECVDNPYCSPLSDFRPALPSEYVMRSSNSEKRKRRVRLFQFLFEMLEDPQMRHCIWWIQPSGGLFQFSSQNKEKLAEIWGRRKGNKKTMTYQKMARALRNYSRTGEIIKVKRKLTYQFSQQIISRLRGVSKRSFVYPFLN; this comes from the exons ATG AACCCAAATGTGGAGGATCTAGAAGTGATCATGGAGTTCCTCGACGAGCAGCAGAAGGCATTTGTATTTGAGCAGGAGACTGCCTCAGGCTCAG GGGCCTGTGCTTTTGGATTCTCCGTGGAAAGTtggcaccctggttcctacaGCAACAGGAACTCAGCCTTTCAAGAAATATTTCTTCCTTCGCAGCGTTACGCTTCTAATCCG TGTGGACTGTCTGTTGGGCCCGAGTGTGTGGACAACCCTTactgctctccactctctgaCTTCAGACCAGCTCTACCCTCAGAATATGTGATGAGAAgcagcaacagtgagaaga GAAAGAGAAGGGTCAGGCTTTTCCAGTTCCTCTTCGAGATGCTAGAGGACCCACAGATGAGACACTGCATCTGGTGGATCCAGCCCTCCGGTGGACTCTTCCAGTTCTCTTCCCAGAACAAGGAGAAGCTGGCAGAGATCTGGGGCAGAAGGAAGGGCAACAAAAAGACCATGACCTACCAGAAGATGGCCAGGGCCTTAAGGAACTACTCCCGTACAGGCGAGATCATCAAGGTGAAACGCAAGCTGACCTACCAGTTCAGCCAGCAGATCATCAGCCGACTGCGGGGAGTCAGCAAAAGATCCTTCGTCTACCCCTTCCTCAATTGA